A window from Streptomyces subrutilus encodes these proteins:
- a CDS encoding DAK2 domain-containing protein: MPHEPQPHTLDAEAVRTWSSLAVAALGRAREDIDAINVYPVADADTGTNLLLTAESAGRALDEALGDVTEGTPPTSLARAVRAYAHGALTGARGNSGTILAQLLRGVADVLGEEPAPREPGPLLARALTRAAESAYAAVAHPVEGTMLTVAAAAARAGRTAEAAAGNAADVARAAYDGARAALAETPGQLAALGRAGVVDAGGCGVVAVLGALWQALSGQEPAAEPVRGRAVPVPQPPEPCAHAQEGPGYEVIYLLEASDESVATLRTRLDGLGDSLVVIGGDGLWNVHVHVDDPGAAVEAGVVAGRPYRIRITHFGDERRRARGERVQRAVVAVVPGEGLAGLCGEAGATAVLARPGEVPAAAELLDAVRRAHAREVVLLPGAAELRAVAAAAAEQARADGVRVAVVPTRSAVQGLAALAVHDPDATFDEDVVAMTAAAGATRYGELAVAESRSFTSAGICQAGDVLGLIDGDVAVIGTALAETAEAVLERMLGSGGELVTLVLGPEVPDALAERLEAYVQHGHLAVDTVTYRGGRYCAPLLIGVE; the protein is encoded by the coding sequence GTGCCCCACGAGCCTCAGCCGCACACCCTCGACGCCGAAGCGGTGCGCACCTGGAGCTCGCTGGCCGTGGCCGCACTGGGCCGGGCCCGCGAGGACATCGACGCGATCAACGTCTACCCGGTGGCCGACGCGGACACCGGCACCAACCTCCTCCTCACCGCGGAATCCGCCGGCCGCGCCCTCGACGAGGCCCTCGGGGACGTGACCGAGGGCACACCCCCGACCTCGCTCGCCCGCGCCGTACGCGCCTACGCCCACGGCGCCCTGACCGGCGCCCGGGGCAACTCCGGCACGATCCTGGCCCAGCTGCTGCGCGGGGTCGCCGACGTGCTGGGCGAGGAGCCCGCACCCCGCGAGCCCGGACCGCTGCTCGCCCGGGCCCTCACCCGGGCCGCGGAATCCGCGTACGCGGCCGTCGCGCACCCCGTCGAGGGCACCATGCTCACCGTGGCGGCCGCCGCGGCCCGCGCCGGCCGCACGGCCGAGGCCGCCGCCGGGAACGCCGCCGACGTCGCCCGCGCCGCCTACGACGGGGCCCGCGCCGCCCTGGCCGAGACCCCGGGGCAGCTGGCCGCGCTGGGCCGGGCCGGAGTCGTCGACGCCGGGGGCTGCGGGGTCGTCGCCGTTCTCGGGGCCCTGTGGCAGGCGCTGTCCGGGCAGGAGCCCGCCGCCGAGCCGGTGCGCGGCCGGGCCGTGCCCGTACCGCAGCCGCCGGAGCCCTGCGCCCACGCGCAGGAGGGACCCGGGTACGAGGTGATCTACCTGCTGGAGGCCTCCGACGAGTCCGTCGCCACCCTGCGCACCCGGCTCGACGGACTCGGCGACTCCCTGGTGGTGATCGGCGGCGACGGCCTGTGGAACGTCCACGTGCACGTGGACGACCCCGGTGCGGCCGTGGAGGCCGGGGTCGTCGCCGGGCGGCCGTACCGGATACGGATCACCCACTTCGGCGACGAACGCCGCCGGGCCCGGGGCGAGCGCGTCCAGCGGGCCGTGGTCGCCGTGGTCCCCGGAGAGGGCCTCGCCGGACTGTGCGGCGAGGCCGGCGCCACCGCCGTGCTCGCCCGCCCCGGGGAGGTGCCCGCCGCGGCCGAACTCCTCGACGCCGTCCGCCGCGCCCACGCCCGCGAAGTGGTCCTGCTCCCCGGCGCCGCGGAACTGCGGGCGGTCGCCGCCGCGGCGGCCGAACAGGCCCGCGCCGACGGGGTCCGCGTGGCCGTGGTCCCCACCCGCTCCGCGGTCCAGGGCCTGGCCGCCCTCGCCGTGCACGACCCCGACGCCACCTTCGACGAGGACGTGGTCGCCATGACCGCGGCCGCCGGCGCCACCCGCTACGGAGAACTGGCCGTCGCCGAAAGCCGGTCCTTCACCTCGGCCGGCATCTGCCAGGCCGGCGACGTGCTCGGCCTCATCGACGGGGACGTCGCCGTCATCGGCACCGCCCTGGCCGAGACCGCCGAGGCCGTCCTGGAGCGCATGCTCGGCTCCGGCGGAGAGCTGGTCACCCTGGTGCTCGGCCCCGAGGTGCCCGACGCGCTCGCCGAACGCCTGGAGGCGTACGTCCAGCACGGCCACCTGGCCGTGGACACCGTCACCTACCGCGGCGGGCGGTACTGCGCCCCGCTGCTCATCGGGGTCGAATAA
- the rpmB gene encoding 50S ribosomal protein L28 gives MAANCDVCAKGPSFGNSISHSHRRTSRRWNPNIQRVRAVVNGTPKRLNACTSCIKAGKVSR, from the coding sequence GTGGCTGCCAACTGCGACGTTTGCGCCAAGGGGCCGAGCTTCGGCAACAGCATCTCCCACTCGCACCGCCGCACCTCGCGTCGCTGGAACCCGAACATCCAGCGCGTCCGTGCCGTGGTCAATGGGACGCCGAAGCGCCTCAACGCCTGCACCTCGTGCATCAAGGCCGGCAAGGTCTCGCGCTGA
- the thiD gene encoding bifunctional hydroxymethylpyrimidine kinase/phosphomethylpyrimidine kinase — MTPTTAGTAAASTPGAAPPLCLTVAGSDSGGGAGIQADLKTMLALGVHGMSVLTAVTAQNSLGVRGVWELPADAVTAQYRAVVDDIGVHAVKTGMLSSTVLVETVAELLAGTPVPAVVDPVGVSKHGDPLLAASALDAVRRELLPRATVATPNLDEVAQLTGVVVETEDDMRRAADAVLGHGPRWALIKGGHLDARGDLAVDLLTDGTEEHWLRAPRHDNRHTHGTGCTLASALAAGLAKGLSVPNAARAAKEYVTGAIAAGYALGAGIGPVDHGWNIR, encoded by the coding sequence GTGACCCCCACCACCGCCGGGACGGCCGCGGCGTCCACCCCCGGGGCCGCCCCGCCGCTGTGCCTGACCGTCGCCGGGTCCGACTCCGGCGGCGGCGCGGGCATCCAGGCCGACCTCAAGACCATGCTCGCGCTCGGCGTGCACGGCATGAGCGTGCTGACCGCCGTGACCGCGCAGAACTCGCTCGGGGTGCGCGGAGTGTGGGAGCTGCCCGCCGACGCCGTCACGGCCCAGTACCGGGCCGTCGTGGACGACATCGGCGTGCACGCCGTCAAGACCGGGATGCTCTCCTCCACCGTCCTCGTCGAGACCGTGGCCGAACTCCTCGCCGGCACCCCGGTGCCCGCCGTCGTGGACCCCGTCGGCGTCTCCAAGCACGGCGACCCGCTCCTCGCGGCCTCCGCGCTGGACGCCGTGCGCAGGGAACTGCTGCCCCGCGCCACCGTCGCGACGCCCAACCTCGACGAGGTCGCCCAGCTCACCGGCGTGGTGGTGGAGACCGAGGACGACATGCGCCGCGCCGCCGACGCCGTGCTCGGCCACGGGCCCCGCTGGGCCCTGATCAAGGGCGGACACCTCGACGCCCGCGGCGACCTGGCCGTCGACCTGCTCACCGACGGCACCGAGGAGCACTGGCTGCGGGCCCCCCGCCACGACAACCGGCACACCCACGGCACGGGCTGCACCCTCGCCAGCGCCCTCGCGGCCGGCCTGGCCAAGGGCCTGTCCGTCCCGAACGCCGCCCGCGCGGCCAAGGAGTACGTGACCGGGGCCATCGCCGCGGGCTACGCGCTCGGCGCGGGCATCGGCCCGGTGGACCACGGCTGGAACATCCGCTGA